One window of the Granulicella arctica genome contains the following:
- a CDS encoding sodium:solute symporter family transporter — MTIPPRLHTFDLGLIVVYLIGITLFGLRFRKSGKDKSLRNYFLADNAIPWWAIALSIVSAETSTLTIISIPGVAFAGNFGFLQVVLGYMIGRIVVAALFLPRYFEGRMLTAYQLIYQRFGHTLHKVTAGLFLLTRAAAEGVRVFAVSIVVGIAIGTRDVLSIAIISALTLLYTFEGGMAAVIWTDVVQMAIYVGGTLVAIISLGTHVPGGWQHIHEVAGAAGKFHLFNFALNLTQSYTFWAGALGGTFLTMASHGTDQLMVQRMLAAKNLRESRLALLSSGVVIFFQFTLFLLIGAGLYVFYGLHPQTFASADRIFPTFIVAEMPIGTAGLLIAAILAAAMSNLSAALNSLSSATVVDFYLPWKRRGKRGLELQPSPESATDERQRTLISKASTVVWAFILFAIAVYSVHAGGKGHVVEIALSIASVAYGALLGVFLLGTLTKFVTEKGAICGMIVGFAFNLYLWQGSFPMTLGPITIPHIAFTWYVFLGALITFAVGSLASLIFRAPRRPVAAVVVLALLSVIPAGNVRLEAQSPAPDFTPITTLLNEAIAAKKLPGAVVEIGHNNSVVFKQAYGNRKVAGEPGVHGELTAEPMTEDTLFDMASLSKCLSTATAIMQLYEAHKLSFDDPVAKYLPAFAANGKQSVTIRELLTHYSGLPPDVDLKDPWGLAAPDKAEGIRRALASPLDSPPGTRFVYSDINYITLGALVEKLSGQTLDAYATEHIFLPLGMLSTSYHPFDKTCGPRIVFGAATEISPTINGDAIRLKCFAGTWTPIHIIPNTAPTAHDDELKADPAANPDFDHLLRGTVHDPTTRRMGGVAGQAGVFSTASDIGLYAQALLDKLTRNTGPFPVSQATLKLMTTPEQPSTAESGVTVFTPDGVPTKGIATRGFGWDINTAYSRPRGAIFPIGSFGHTGFTGTSLWMDPASDTYVVLLANANHPRGAGSISALRGQVATAAAIALGLNKATGVSTFAPSTHEQTLTGIDVLESSHFTALTDLAARHGGHLKLGLLTNQSGLDAHGQRTIDVLLHAPAPIELTTLFSPEHGISGLKDSMTIGQETDAASHLPIRTLYGAHEADRRPKHDDLKGLDAVVIDLQDAGVRYYTYETVAAYFVEAAAAEKAAGHPLELIVLDRPTLIGDDKVQGPVSDPPTPGIYLNYMQVPALHGLTLGELARYVNGEKHLNANLTVIPMQHWSRAQYYDQTGLPWVSPSPNLRSEAAAVIYPGVSFLESTNLSVGRGMATPFEQIGAPYINAAELVTYLKARNFPGVSFTATTITIAEDSNHYPYHGQTIPAVHLTTTDRALLQVSTLGLELLSAVNHLYPEKFNLARANTIIGSASTMQGLQAGQDPRSIAAAWADSLAAFRQRRQPYLLYH; from the coding sequence TTGACGATCCCGCCCCGCCTCCATACCTTCGACCTCGGTCTCATTGTCGTGTACCTGATCGGCATCACGCTCTTCGGGCTTCGCTTCCGTAAGTCCGGCAAGGATAAGTCTCTTCGCAACTATTTCCTCGCCGACAACGCGATACCCTGGTGGGCGATCGCACTCTCGATCGTCTCCGCCGAGACGAGCACCCTTACGATCATCTCGATTCCAGGTGTAGCGTTTGCCGGGAACTTCGGCTTCCTGCAAGTCGTGTTGGGATACATGATCGGCCGCATCGTGGTGGCCGCGCTCTTTCTGCCGCGCTACTTCGAGGGCCGCATGCTTACGGCTTATCAACTGATCTACCAACGATTTGGCCACACGCTTCATAAGGTCACTGCTGGACTATTTCTCCTGACGCGGGCGGCGGCAGAGGGCGTTCGGGTCTTCGCTGTCTCGATCGTTGTGGGCATCGCCATCGGCACACGCGACGTACTTTCGATCGCCATCATTTCGGCTTTAACCCTCCTCTATACCTTCGAGGGAGGCATGGCCGCCGTCATCTGGACCGATGTCGTCCAGATGGCTATCTATGTGGGCGGAACACTCGTCGCGATTATCAGCCTTGGCACCCATGTCCCCGGGGGTTGGCAGCACATCCACGAGGTCGCCGGGGCCGCGGGCAAGTTCCATCTCTTCAACTTCGCCCTCAACCTCACCCAGTCCTATACCTTCTGGGCCGGGGCTCTCGGCGGAACCTTCCTCACGATGGCCAGTCACGGCACCGATCAGCTAATGGTCCAGCGGATGCTTGCCGCCAAGAACCTCCGCGAGTCCCGCCTGGCGCTACTCTCCTCAGGCGTGGTGATCTTCTTCCAGTTCACCCTGTTCCTACTGATTGGGGCTGGCCTGTATGTCTTCTACGGCCTTCATCCGCAGACCTTCGCCTCAGCCGACCGCATTTTTCCGACCTTCATCGTCGCCGAGATGCCTATCGGGACCGCCGGACTGCTGATCGCCGCAATCCTGGCTGCCGCCATGTCTAACCTGTCCGCTGCGCTCAACTCGCTTTCATCGGCGACGGTTGTCGATTTCTATCTCCCCTGGAAGCGGCGTGGGAAGCGGGGGCTGGAGTTGCAGCCTTCTCCGGAGTCCGCGACGGACGAGCGCCAACGGACGCTCATCTCCAAGGCCTCGACCGTTGTCTGGGCGTTCATTCTCTTCGCCATCGCGGTCTATAGCGTCCACGCGGGGGGCAAGGGCCATGTTGTTGAGATCGCCCTTTCCATTGCCTCGGTAGCCTACGGAGCGCTGCTTGGTGTCTTCCTGCTTGGTACCCTCACGAAATTTGTGACTGAGAAAGGAGCAATCTGCGGCATGATCGTAGGATTCGCTTTCAACCTGTATCTCTGGCAGGGCAGCTTTCCCATGACGCTCGGCCCGATCACCATTCCGCACATTGCCTTCACCTGGTATGTCTTCCTTGGAGCCCTTATTACCTTCGCCGTCGGCTCGCTTGCCAGCCTTATCTTCCGCGCTCCCCGCAGGCCTGTAGCGGCAGTCGTTGTGCTTGCCCTTCTTTCTGTGATTCCAGCTGGGAACGTGCGTCTTGAAGCTCAATCCCCCGCTCCGGACTTCACCCCCATCACTACTCTCCTGAACGAAGCTATAGCCGCCAAAAAATTACCTGGAGCTGTGGTCGAGATTGGCCATAACAACAGCGTCGTCTTCAAGCAGGCCTACGGTAATCGCAAGGTCGCCGGAGAGCCCGGGGTACACGGCGAACTTACCGCCGAACCCATGACGGAAGACACGCTCTTCGACATGGCCTCGCTTTCAAAATGCCTATCAACCGCCACGGCGATCATGCAACTGTACGAGGCACATAAGCTCAGCTTTGACGATCCCGTAGCGAAGTATCTTCCGGCCTTTGCAGCCAATGGCAAACAGAGCGTGACGATTCGCGAGTTGCTGACCCACTACTCCGGACTGCCGCCTGATGTGGACCTCAAGGACCCGTGGGGACTGGCCGCACCGGACAAGGCAGAAGGCATCCGCCGCGCCCTTGCATCACCCCTTGACAGCCCACCCGGGACCCGCTTCGTCTACTCCGACATCAACTACATCACCCTCGGCGCGCTGGTCGAAAAGCTGTCGGGCCAGACCCTCGACGCGTACGCTACAGAGCACATCTTCCTGCCGCTTGGCATGCTCTCGACCAGCTACCATCCGTTCGACAAGACCTGCGGACCACGCATCGTCTTCGGCGCAGCGACCGAGATCTCGCCCACCATCAATGGCGACGCCATCCGCCTGAAGTGCTTCGCAGGCACATGGACGCCGATCCACATCATCCCCAACACCGCGCCTACGGCCCATGATGACGAGTTGAAGGCCGATCCTGCCGCCAACCCCGACTTCGATCACCTGCTGCGCGGCACCGTCCACGACCCGACGACACGTCGCATGGGCGGAGTCGCCGGGCAGGCTGGCGTCTTCTCGACCGCCTCCGACATCGGCCTTTACGCCCAGGCGCTGCTCGATAAGCTGACCCGCAACACCGGCCCCTTTCCAGTCAGCCAGGCCACGCTCAAGCTGATGACCACGCCCGAGCAACCCAGCACGGCTGAGTCAGGCGTCACCGTCTTCACCCCTGACGGCGTTCCCACCAAGGGCATCGCTACGCGTGGCTTCGGCTGGGACATCAACACCGCCTACTCCCGCCCACGCGGAGCCATCTTCCCCATCGGCAGCTTCGGTCACACTGGCTTCACCGGCACCTCGCTCTGGATGGATCCAGCCAGCGACACCTATGTTGTTCTCCTCGCGAACGCGAACCACCCTCGCGGCGCAGGCTCGATCAGCGCCCTGCGCGGCCAGGTAGCCACCGCTGCCGCCATTGCTCTCGGACTAAATAAGGCAACTGGGGTCTCAACCTTCGCGCCGTCTACACATGAACAAACCCTCACCGGCATCGACGTCCTCGAATCGAGCCACTTCACGGCCCTCACTGACCTCGCCGCACGTCACGGTGGCCACTTGAAACTGGGTCTGCTCACGAACCAGTCCGGCCTTGATGCGCACGGCCAGCGCACCATCGACGTCCTCCTCCATGCTCCCGCGCCCATCGAACTTACCACGCTCTTCTCTCCCGAGCATGGCATCTCCGGTCTCAAAGATTCGATGACCATCGGCCAGGAGACTGACGCTGCCAGCCATCTTCCCATCCGCACGCTCTATGGAGCGCACGAGGCGGATCGCCGTCCCAAACATGACGACCTGAAGGGTCTGGACGCCGTCGTCATCGACCTGCAGGACGCGGGTGTTCGCTACTACACCTATGAGACCGTGGCGGCGTACTTCGTTGAAGCTGCCGCGGCCGAGAAGGCGGCAGGTCATCCTTTGGAACTGATCGTCCTCGACCGTCCTACCCTTATCGGCGACGACAAGGTGCAGGGCCCCGTCTCCGACCCGCCCACACCGGGCATCTACCTCAACTACATGCAGGTTCCGGCTCTGCATGGCCTCACCCTTGGCGAACTCGCCCGCTACGTCAATGGCGAGAAGCACCTCAATGCCAACCTTACCGTCATCCCCATGCAGCATTGGAGCCGTGCTCAGTACTACGACCAGACAGGCCTGCCCTGGGTGAGCCCAAGCCCAAACCTCCGCAGCGAAGCCGCCGCCGTCATCTATCCCGGGGTGTCGTTCCTCGAGAGCACCAACCTCTCCGTGGGCCGTGGCATGGCGACACCGTTTGAGCAGATCGGTGCTCCGTACATCAACGCTGCCGAGCTGGTCACCTATTTGAAAGCTCGCAACTTCCCCGGCGTGAGCTTCACCGCTACAACCATCACCATCGCCGAGGACAGCAATCACTATCCGTACCACGGCCAGACCATTCCAGCCGTTCACCTCACGACGACGGACCGTGCCCTCCTGCAGGTCTCTACGTTGGGCCTCGAACTTCTCTCTGCGGTCAATCATCTCTATCCAGAGAAGTTCAACCTTGCCAGGGCTAACACCATTATTGGCAGTGCCTCTACCATGCAGGGTCTACAGGCCGGGCAGGACCCACGGAGCATCGCCGCCGCCTGGGCCGACAGTCTCGCAGCCTTTCGCCAGCGCCGCCAGCCCTATCTCCTGTACCATTAA